In Cydia pomonella isolate Wapato2018A chromosome 12, ilCydPomo1, whole genome shotgun sequence, the sequence ATCTTAGCGATTAATAAATTTGCTTATTAGCGCCATCTAATGAGAACATGCTGcactttttatttacttagaaaAATCGGAGTGCTGACCACTAGTGCTCACCTTAGCTATGTTTTAGAACGCCATCTATTATCCTATTATCAAAACGCAAACCCACTTCATGGAAGTTTGCGCTGTTGTAGTAACTTATTCGTTGAGAACTAGATGTCGCTAGCTTcatgttgttaaaaataattgctGAAAATAGTGTAAAACGATTCGATAAGtctaattattttcaattttctttGCTAGAACATAGActaattacaattttttaattgattaataatttgatttaatgcgattataatacaaaatgaaactcaTGACCTTTGATGTGACCTTTACGCCTGAATAGATGTAGTCGTCGGCGTAGAGGTTAGGATAGGTTAATGAAggtgaatttcatattttaccAATTAGGGTTAGGTTATATGAGTTCGTCCTACTCCTGGGCATACGTTTCTTCTTATGAAAGAAGAGGGAAGGGAGATATTGAAGGATTGATATTCTTGAGTAAGCTTAGGACTACGTGTCCTGTGTTAGTCACAATATGTATTGTACTTAGGGTACATATAATGGGTTGAAGTATTACTCAGAATAAGTTTTAGAACTACATATTTAAAGAAAGCCATTTTACTTAATGGTTTTACTTAAACCAAACAGTTTGGATGGcaataatacaatatttattatcaagttGAGTGCTTGGTATCGCACGTAGAAAATTCGTGATGGGtatgatataaataatacaaaatagtatcttgtacttatttatttataaaaatgcttCATTATAAATAGgacatttaaattacaatactCTTAAAAACATTAGGCCTAGtatgcaggtataaataaatataaatactctcATACTTCGCCAAAATACTCTCGTTACTTTACCCGACTATGAATAGAATATATATGTTTAACAATTATGAACGGTCTACACAAGTCTATAAAGGAATAGTTAGATTTCAAAAAACAGCAGTCAAATATTTCAAGTTCATAGTCGGTTTTAtaattttcttacaaaaaacAGAACAGTCTTTTTCGATCAGAAATGAACGTTTACATATACTCAAGACATAAGACTAGGGTATCATCCCAGACCAACAAGATATCTCTATAAATTATAGTCTATTTTACTATAGACATAATTAAACAGTTATATTATAGGTTAGAAAATATGTCAACAGTTAATCACGGGTCTGTCTTAGTTCAGGAATGTCTGAAACGTTTTTTTCACAAAATTCTAATAAAATTAAAGCTTCCCATCCGTGGAGCGACATACTGGCAGTcattaaaaaaacgtttaaattCAAAAAAGGAACTGAAGAGCTCCGAAGACGCGTTCTAAAAGCGTCAAGTAGCCAAATACTGGAAGttggtaaaaataaacaattgaagCCCGAAAAGGAAACACGCTCGAAATACttgttctaaatttaaactcCGTCAATGTTACCAGATACTGGCTGTTAAAAAGTTTGATATTCAAATAAAGAAACTAAATTGAGAGCTCGAAACTTTTTCAAGCACCTCCAATGTTTCCAAATTCTAGCAGTTgttaaaaatacctttttttataaaaagggaACTGCAATAGAGCTTGAAAACTGAAGATTTAAAGTTCAAAAAGGAACTATACGAATCGAGAGTTCTATTGCTGCGTTCCGAATTTAAACACCGACGATGTATACTGCCATTAAAAGAACATCAACAAAAGGAACCAAACTGAGAGCTCCAATGCTTCGTtccaattttaaacataaaatccaaaaaaggAACCGAATTGAGCTGCGTTCCTAATTTAAACATGGTCAATGTTTCTCGGTGGCCAGAAGCAGAAGCAGGTGTTGCCAGCGGTGTCGCTGGCGGCCGGCACTCAGACCGACTTCGCCTTGGCCCGGGCGTTGTTTTGGCTGACGAGCATAACGCCCATGTTCATTCCGATGTTACCCCATTTGAGCGACTCGCTTATCTGAAACAAGGAAATAATCATTATAGTCTTGTTTTTTTTGCGCTGTGAAACGCAACTACGCTATCTATATCGTGCCTCAGTGCGGTTGACAGTCTTTATTGTAAAACttaacattttaaaatcataaattgTACGGATGCCACACGAATAACACCTGTCAATGCATTTAGTTGCGAATATTTTGGACATTTTTATTAGATATAGTGCCGAAGACTACTTATTACATCTGATTACTTACcaattttttaatgaataaaaatttttttgtgaCTCGTAAATCGGTAAACCGTAAggtttctttttaatttctctttttattagatttatatCTTAATATGTATTAATCAAGACAGCCGATAAGAGCTAGTAAAGGAATCTATACACCAATATCTAAACTATTATATAACAATAGTACTAGTAGGTACATTATGGTTGATAATAGGTGTACTCCATACTATGAATATTAAGACTAAATAGATCCATTAAATACCTATAACAATAGTGATTAAGACATTAACTAGTAAACCGGTTTTATTCTATTTTGATGTGAGTTATATGCTCATTGATCTGGCTATTGTCTGAAGTCAATTAAAGCGGAATACTTAGAAACTATTATTACATAACATAACTATCTTGCAGCCATTCTAACCTTAATAAATTTCAGAATTAAAACTTTGAAATTTGAAGTATACTTATATAatcatctgtacccctagtgtaaatttgatcgacatcataacgtgacgaacgcgtttgcgttaagtctcattttgtataggattttgagtttccaaaacgtcccgcttggcgcgctctttctaaatccaatacaaaatgagactaaacgcaaacgcgtacgtcacgtttcgaaatcgaatttatttacactaggggtactgataataatataggtaaagACTATTCTAGATTGTActattaggtatttatctaGTTTTGATTGACtacagttttataaatatcGATACTGTCTCCTCTATTTTTGGcgcaaaaaaacttattttagtcGTTTTTTAAATAGGAATAATCAATAGACAACGTAAGCGTAAAAATGCTTATGTTAGAGTAATTTTAAAGTATAATGTAGACAAACTAATAAAACAACAGTAACGTtaatgacatttaaaaatagactatGATATCTAATGCTTGTACGCTTAattttaaagtataataaacaaCGCAAAACCGCTATGTAGCTATTCAGCCGTATctatgataatgataaaactACTTACGTCAAAACTACCGTTATTCAACACCGATATAAACATGCAAAAACTAATCCAAATAAACAAAAGTATCTAGTTACGTACTGGAGTATTATGTCCGTGTACGCAGTATATGACCGATAACTTTGATAACCttcatattatataaatagCGGCAAAGTCAAGGTTATTTGTATGGAAGCGAAAACGGGAAATCAAATCTAAGAGGTGGACCCGAGCGAAATCATCTTCTCGTACAAATGTAGTTATCTCTCTGGGTATAAACATTATTGAACATATTTTGACActgtttgttgtatatcaaccacagatatgcccctacgttcattttttttttaattttgaatagttATAAAAGTTGGAACatatatccagagaggaaaatgaggactacgtgtaaggagaagcggccgtcccctttcctcttaaataatctggaaaaccaatttgtcagtataaaaaggcgcgaaattcaaaatttgtgtAGGACTTCAACCGTTTGGGccaaaatttttcaaaatttggcTTTTTTGTATTGGTATATATTATAGTATTGTACTTAGGTTACAGAGTATACcaaggtataaatattataaatacgcaTCCACTGACATTCAacaattaagatattttgatatcATTTTGCTTCCATGAAAATAAACGCAACTGTACTGTAAAGCAGCTGCAAAGTCTACGCTACTAACGCTCTCAAAATATCTTGATATTTACTCTATAGTCATTGATAGTTTTCAAGATTTTTTGAGAATGTTAGCAATGTAGATGATGTAGCTGAACAGTGCATAAAGATATACACATTTCAAGTTCATAGTTCATACTACCTCTTTCATCCTAAAATCGATCACGGCAATTCAAAAATGTACCTAGGAGGTGAACTCAGTGTTAACTTTTGTAATCTATGAATAAATTGATAAACctgaattatttaaatacaattattgtTAGATTTTTAACGGCAAACACACTCCCCTGTCACCATACATCATAAATAGAATAATTAAGATATTATATTACACACTATACTAAAAAAGACTTAACtcaaaaacatacaataaatccaaccataaataaatacataataatataatatacgactgaaaataaaccaaaaatatatcgaaaaatcgtacataatacaattaatatattgttataattataaccgcATCTTGATACTAATCAGAGCATCAATTAATtggtcaataaaaaaaaccctaagGAAAAAGAGTAATTTTTTCCTTAACGAAGTCAGTCTTGGCTTCTTCATGACGCAAATGCAAAGTTGTAGAATTTATATTGCCCTATTTATGTTGTTTTTGCTTTACTTTATGCACACAATAtacaatgttattttatttataatgacaaTGAGTTTAAAACATCTTAAAGCTTACAACTCggcttgaaaaataaaaataaagcaataataaaatataaaataatgaatctaAAGCACTTCGGTGAGTAAATTCAATCTTGAGTACTTTTATTTAGATTAAAAAGAgcatcattatttattttaatattttaaaagtttaattaaattgtgattatttttggCATGAGTTATATATTAAACTTTAGAAAAGATGGGCGCATAAAGGAATAAAGTTTTAGTATATTACagaattacatgaatttaacaTACTTACTAAAGGATAAAACTGGGGAATGACGTACATAGGTACACCAAGCTGATCAAACATCGTTATTGTTAAGTCCAAGGCGAATACTTGGCGCTTTTATCATTCTTttgtactttattatttattataaatgattGTCATTTAGGTATGTGCTCGTATGACAAATCGGCtttttaagttattaattatataccGTATAAATATGAATTAATTTCTCCCCTATGATTATTTGCAAGTTGATTAAGGCAAATAACATTGATTAATTATGCGGATTCTTTTGTAATCGGTGTAATTATCAGTTAAGAAACTATGCAAAGTCCGATTATCGTGTTTAAACACGTTTCTCTCGATACACGGGGCACGGCAACAAATATTAGTAGATACTTCTAAACTAAGTTAGATAAaacacatacacatataaggcgCACATCCTGAATTTACCAatcggtataaaaataaaacctcaCCGGTGTCTTAAGGTTGCCAGCTGAGAGTCCAAAGCGCCTCAACGATTACCATCAAAAGATGataatcatgggtgttttcgacGTCGTTAAGCTGATCTGTAACAGAATGGCTACGTTGTGCgatctcgttttttttttattcagatcCCAGTTTCATGCCTGATGATGCCCCATGCTTTTTGTGCTCGATGATCGCCGCTTCTTCCAATGATTACCCGATTGAACATTGACGTAAACTTAAGCATAGACAATCACAATAAGCCtcgataaaaaaagaaaatagaaaaaagattACATGCATACGGGCAAGGGACTGTTGAATTATCCCGTTTATGCGTGCAATCGCAAATAACAATTCTAGAATCGAAAATAAACGAAGCATCGATAAATTACGTTTACACATCGGGGTAAATCGATTTACGCACGCCGATAAAGACCGTTATATTGTTGGTTCTAGAATCTTgatcgaaatttaaaatttactttcatGCTTAGTAGGTTTTTGGTTACCTGTCTCATGCGAGCTTCTTGAGGTGTCTCCCCGTATCGGCACCAGTGGACGAAGTGCAGGGTATTATGCCAGTTCCTCTCGAACCTGGATTTAGTGGCCATGTCCAGCTGCAATCAGGAGAAGGCTCCTTAGTAGCTCCCATCAAACTGTTCCCACGGTTTCCAAAGAGCAAAAGCGCGAGGCTTTCGCAATCTGAAAAGAGAGTTTTCCAATTCTGACGTCGCACGCCTAACTTCGAAATACGTTTGAAGAAACCATTCAAGGTTTAGAAGTTTAGTTAGTTCATGCAGTAATGTATTAGAGCTTAATGTGCCATGTTGAAACAGATGTCCTATTTAAGGCAAACGAAGCATGACAATTACATCGGCTAGACGCGTCTGCAGTAATAAGGTCATTGCGTATTTGCATTTGAAACGAGGTTTCAATTGAAACGGAATCTCATGATTCGAGGCGCGTGTTTTCAAAACGAGTGCAAACCGAGGGATTGTTTGGAAAACAGAGCGCATAATTACTCTGTCGTAAATGTCAACGATTTACAGAGTTGAAAGTAGTATCGACACTATCGACTGAAGGCCGTTTGgttattaaaattcaataaaattctCTTGAGAAACTTAGGCGCGTGTGTGGTATGCCGTTAGATGACTAATCAAGGACGTACGAACGATGACTCCGTTAAGCAAGAGATAATGTGAGAAGTCTTAGTGAATTGGAAACTCGTCGCGACTAGTTTACCTTTGCTCGAATATCCTTTTCGCTGTTCGGCGATTCCTGTTTGTCGTCCACATTGTTGATGCGGATCACTGAGTCCTTCTTCCAGAATGCACCCAGAGTTGTCTTCACAACACGTTTTCTTACACCTTTCTGTTGGACCGTGTACACCTCTATCTGTtccgggttttttgttttttctgtagataaaacaaaataattttaaacggtTTTCTTGACCTTAAGCATACCTGCTGGCCCGGACAACGTTCGCCATTCATCTGTTGATTTCGTTATGTTACGACATGATTTATTTACAATGGCGGTGCGTACGTGCTAAACTAAATCCAGTGCCGCACGCGACGTGAACGTTATCGCATGTCCCAATTACATTGATAAACTGCTATTTCAAGTACGTTTTTATGAAATAGTATACAATTTAATTACGATACATACCTTTACCCTTCTTCCACATGGCAATGGCGTACATATGGTAGTCTGGAGAAAGACAGGAGTCTGGTGGTAGCGGGTCCTCCGCTCGGACTTCGAGAATGAATCCGGTCTCCAGAACTGCACACAAGATGTTTTGCTCTTCATGTTTAAACCACTTGGTTTCACGGAGCTTGTGGATCGCTACCGAAGATCCGAAGCGGGGTTTCTTCGGCGCGAAGAGAGCTTGTGCCTGGCTTCCGAAACGAGACAGCAGCCCCTTCACCGTCGGCGGCGGCGCTAGGCTCTTCTCAGGCGGCTTGATCTGCTGGAAGCTCCGGCAGGTCACGAACCTCGCTTCCATTGAACCCTCTACCAAGTTCACAATTTCAATTCACACTCCTACCAACACTATTTGTTTAAAATGCCTTAGGCGCGGTACTCTCGCTGTCGAGAAATCGCGTTTTATATGCAACACTTTCACAATTTTGTTCGCGTGAGATCGCGTTTACAAGAGTTGTGACTACACGGTGGCGATGCGGCAAATAGACGCGGCGCGCGTGGCCGGGCCGGGTTTTATACGGCGGAGGGGGCGCCGTGCAGGAGGGAGGAGGTACCCTCCCACTGCCTGACCTCTCTAGTGATGGGCAATATATCGTGGCGTCAGCTCAAttaacttacaatattttatgataCACTTCGACTTTTATCTCTGATCTAGATTCCGTAAGGCTGTAACATCAATTGCTTGGAAGTTTATATTCATTGTTGTCTGATGAGCGTTGAATCTTTTATTTGCTGTTGCTtaagttatgttatgttattctTATTTGGCGGAGTATGACCTAATTTTACtgtttattaatttgttatcaGCCGATGCTCtagttttcattatatttcctaaaaatagtaacaattaattaatttttaatgattGAGTACCAATTTTAATAGGTTAATGGATTAAAAATCGTTTATGTTTTCACAAAATGCGCATTTAAAAATACTGCATTGAAAAGTGTTGTTAAAGTTGTgctaaaaaggtttttttagtAAAGAATAGATATGTatcgtaattttaattaaataatgctTTATCTTGTCATCTCacca encodes:
- the LOC133523770 gene encoding uncharacterized protein LOC133523770; amino-acid sequence: MEARFVTCRSFQQIKPPEKSLAPPPTVKGLLSRFGSQAQALFAPKKPRFGSSVAIHKLRETKWFKHEEQNILCAVLETGFILEVRAEDPLPPDSCLSPDYHMYAIAMWKKGKEKTKNPEQIEVYTVQQKGVRKRVVKTTLGAFWKKDSVIRINNVDDKQESPNSEKDIRAKLDMATKSRFERNWHNTLHFVHWCRYGETPQEARMRQISESLKWGNIGMNMGVMLVSQNNARAKAKSV